The window TTTCACACTCTCCGGCGCCTGTGCCGGCAAGGACGAGAGCGGAATGACGAAGCTGACAATCGGCGCCGAGGGGGCGTTGGCCTCTCGACGCGCACGCTGGGCGGCCCTGGCTATTTTCTTCGTGATGTCGACGCACGCGGCAGCCCAACCTGCCGACGAGCCCGCCGCGCCCGAGCAGGAGGTGGCCATCGAGCCCGTGGCGGGCGACGAAGCGATTGCGGAGCGGATCGGCCGGATCCTCGAAGCCACCGGCTGGTATCGCAACGTCGGGGTCGCGGTCGACGAGGGGATCGTGTTCCTTGACGGGGTCGCGGGTTCCCAGGATCAGCGGACGTGGGCGCGCGATCTCGCAGCGCGGACCGAGGGCACGGTTGCCGTAGTGAACCGGATCGAAGTGCGTGAGGAGGTGAACTGGGACTTCGCGCCCGCTTTGTTGGAGACCGAGGCGCTGGCCCGCAGGATCGCAGTTGCGCTGCCGCTGATCGCGCTTGCGGTGCTGATCCTGCCATTCGCCTGGTGGCTCTCAAGCGCTATCGCCTCGCTCATGCGCCGGGTGCTCGCGCCCCGCGTCGAGCAGGAGTTCCTGCGCAACGTGATCGCGCGGGCGATCGCAGTTCCGGTCCTGCTGCTTGGCGTTTATCTTATGCTGCAGGTTGCGGGGCTGACGGGGCTTGCGGTCTCGCTGCTGGGCGGCGCGGGCGTGATCGGCATCGTGCTGGGTTTTGCCTTCCGGGACATCGCCGAGAATTTCCTCGCGAGCCTTGTGCTCAGCATCCGCCGGCCTTTCAGGCAGGGCGACGTGATCAGTGTGGCGGGCTTTGAAGGCGTGGTGCAGACGATGAACACGCGATCGACGATTCTGGTGACGATCGACGGCAACCACGCGCAGATACCTAACGCGACGGTTTTCAAAAGCACGATCTTGAACTACACGGCGGCGCCGGCACGCCGGGTGACGGCGGAGGTCGGCATTGGCTACGATGCCTCGATTGACGACACGCAACGCCTGATCGCGGAAGTCTTGCGCGACCACGACGCGATCCTGAACGAGCCACCGCCGATGGTGCTGGTCGATGCGTTAGGGGCAGCGACGGTGAACCTGAAGGCGCATTTCTGGATAGACGGGCGTACGCTTTCACCGCATCGCGTGCGATCCTCGGCGCTGCGTCTCATCAAGCGGGCGCTCGTCGAGCACGGCGTCTCCATGCCGGATGAAGCGCGCGAGGTCATTTTTCCACAGGGCGTGCCGATTGTTCGTCTGGACGAAATGCCGCCGAACGAGGTGCCCGCCCCAGGTGCGGCGGCAGTTCCAGGCAAGCCTGAGGCCAGGACGGCCGAGCCGAGCACGGAGGCAAGCTCGGCCGAGGGCGGCCTGGGAAATGAAATTAGCGAACTGCCGCAGGACATCGCCGACGCGACCATTCCCGAGGCGGCTTCAGGAAACCTCTTGGCGGGCGATAGCCGAGAGCACTGATCGCCATGGCATCCGCCCTCTTGATCATCCCTTTTCCGGCCTTCCGTCGCCATCGTCGAGGACGCGCCAGGAGGCACCGTCGAGATCTTCGTATTGGCCGCTCTTCAGTGCCCAGAGAAAGGCGGCGAGGCCGAGCCCGCCCAGGAAAAGCGCAATGGGGATGAGATAGACGAGCGTGTTCATCGGGCGTCCCCGGCGGGCAGCAGCGCCGCATGCATCGGTGCTTGTCGTTGAGGTTCCGTGATACCCCCTCCCCTCAGCCGCAACGCATTGGCGACGACGATCACCGACGAGGTGGACATGGCGATTGCGGCGACGAGCGGCGTCGCATAGCCGAGGATCGCGATTGGAACGGCGATCACGTTATAGCAGATCGCCAGTGCGAAATTCTGGCGGATCAGCCGCCCCGCCTGGCGCGAGGTCTCGATCGCGAAGGGAACGGCCGTCAAAGTCTGGTGCATGAAGACGAAGTCGGCGGCCTGGCGGCCGACATCGGCGGCGGTTGCCGGCGCCATCGACACATGGGCGGCGCGCAGCGCCGGCGCGTCGTTGATGCCGTCGCCGACCATCAGGACCCGGTGTCCGCCCTCGACCGCAGAGGCGCAGGCCTCGACCTTGCCGCGCGGCGACAGTTCCGCGATCCACCGCCTGATGCCGAGCTTTCGGCCGCTCTCGGCGACGACCGGCTCGCGGTCGCCGGAGAGGATGCCCGTTTCGAGCCCGAGCCGGTGGAGTTCCGCGACGCTCTCGCCTGCGCCGGCACGCAAGCGGTCCTCGAAACGGAAGGAGGCAAGTTCCCCCCCGTCAAGTGACAGGACCGCTTCCGATTGGCGGCTCGCTTCGCCGGCACCGGCACAGGCAAAGGCACGGCTGCCGAACCGGTAGACGCCTTCCTTCGTGTTCGCCTCGATGCCCGCGCCGGCTATCTCCCTGATCTCCCCGGCCAGCGGTGCCGCCGCACCGGCGGCATCATGCAGCGCCCTCGCGATCGGATGGCGGGAATGCGCCGCGAGTGCCGCGGCAATCGCCATCGCCGCCGGCGCGATCTCGTCGGCATTCACAAGCCGAGGTTCGCCGATCGTCAGCGTGCCGGTCTTGTCGAAGAGCACCGTGTCGATCTCAGCCAGCCGTTCCATGGCCGAGCCGTCCTTGACCATGACGCCGCCCTGGAAGAGCCGCCCCGCGGCGACCACCTGCACGACCGGCACCGCCAGACCCAATGCACAGGGACAGGTAATGATGAGAACCGCGACGGAGACCAGCATCGCATGGCGCACATCGCCTTCGACGAACATCCAGCCGATGAAGGTGAGGAACGCCAGAAGATGGACCGCCGGCGAATAATATCGCGCTGCTCGATCGGCGATACGGCGATAGCGCGCCCTGCCCCCTTCGGCTGCCTCCATCAGCCCCATGATCTCGGCGAGGAAGGAGTCGCGGGCTGCCGCCGTCGCCTCGAGTGTGAGCGGTCCTGTGAGGTTGAGCGTGCCCGCCTGGATCAGTTCGCCGACGCCGACCGGTACCGGCGCGCTCTCGCCATTGACGACGGATCGGTCGAGGTCACTGGCGCCGGCGAGCACGCGCCCGTCGACAGGGATGCGCTCCCCTGCCGCAATCATCAGGCGTTCGCCGGGCCTGATTTCCTCGACAGGCCGGTACTCGCGGCTGCCGTCGGCATCGACCACAGTCGCACCGCGCGGCGAGAGGCGCGCAAGCCCGCTGATCGCCGAGCGTGCCCGCCCCCGCATCATATGGTCCAGCGTGCGGCCGATCAGCAGGAAGAAGAGGAGCGTGACAGAGGCATCGAACCAGGCATGTTCGCCATGGCCGATCGTCTCGTGGAGCGACATGCCATAGGACAGCGTCACCGCGAGCGCGATCGGCACGTCCATGTTGGTGCGGCCATATCGCAGGGCGTTCCAGGCGGACTGATAGAAGAATCGTCCGGCATAGACGAGCGCCGGCGCGGCGATCAATGCCGAGATCCAGTGAAAAAGATCGCGGGTTGCGGCATCCGCACCCGACCAGACCGAAACCGAGAGCAGCATGATGTTGGTGGCGGCGAAGCCGGCAACGGCGACGGCCCGGATCAGTTGCTTCAGGACGGCGTCTTCCTCCTCCTCGCCGGCGGCGAAGAGATGCGCTTCATAGCCGCGATCACGGATGACGCGGGCGAATTCGCGGGGATCCGTGCGCTTGCCGGCAACCTCCTCCTTCCAGACGATCGAAACGCGCCTAGAGGACAGGTTGACCCGGACGCGCTCAACCTCCGGCCTTCTACGCAGTGCGCCTTCGATCGTGGTGATGCAGGCGCCGCAATGGACACCCGGCACGCTCAGCTCCGTCTGGCGTGACCCGCCTCCGAGGCACTGGCTCGCAAGCCAGAGCTCCTCGG is drawn from Sinorhizobium sojae CCBAU 05684 and contains these coding sequences:
- the ccoS gene encoding cbb3-type cytochrome oxidase assembly protein CcoS — encoded protein: MNTLVYLIPIALFLGGLGLAAFLWALKSGQYEDLDGASWRVLDDGDGRPEKG
- a CDS encoding cation-translocating P-type ATPase, whose translation is MSCCAPGVETAVEPEGGLGLPASEELWLASQCLGGGSRQTELSVPGVHCGACITTIEGALRRRPEVERVRVNLSSRRVSIVWKEEVAGKRTDPREFARVIRDRGYEAHLFAAGEEEEDAVLKQLIRAVAVAGFAATNIMLLSVSVWSGADAATRDLFHWISALIAAPALVYAGRFFYQSAWNALRYGRTNMDVPIALAVTLSYGMSLHETIGHGEHAWFDASVTLLFFLLIGRTLDHMMRGRARSAISGLARLSPRGATVVDADGSREYRPVEEIRPGERLMIAAGERIPVDGRVLAGASDLDRSVVNGESAPVPVGVGELIQAGTLNLTGPLTLEATAAARDSFLAEIMGLMEAAEGGRARYRRIADRAARYYSPAVHLLAFLTFIGWMFVEGDVRHAMLVSVAVLIITCPCALGLAVPVVQVVAAGRLFQGGVMVKDGSAMERLAEIDTVLFDKTGTLTIGEPRLVNADEIAPAAMAIAAALAAHSRHPIARALHDAAGAAAPLAGEIREIAGAGIEANTKEGVYRFGSRAFACAGAGEASRQSEAVLSLDGGELASFRFEDRLRAGAGESVAELHRLGLETGILSGDREPVVAESGRKLGIRRWIAELSPRGKVEACASAVEGGHRVLMVGDGINDAPALRAAHVSMAPATAADVGRQAADFVFMHQTLTAVPFAIETSRQAGRLIRQNFALAICYNVIAVPIAILGYATPLVAAIAMSTSSVIVVANALRLRGGGITEPQRQAPMHAALLPAGDAR
- a CDS encoding mechanosensitive ion channel family protein; amino-acid sequence: MTKLTIGAEGALASRRARWAALAIFFVMSTHAAAQPADEPAAPEQEVAIEPVAGDEAIAERIGRILEATGWYRNVGVAVDEGIVFLDGVAGSQDQRTWARDLAARTEGTVAVVNRIEVREEVNWDFAPALLETEALARRIAVALPLIALAVLILPFAWWLSSAIASLMRRVLAPRVEQEFLRNVIARAIAVPVLLLGVYLMLQVAGLTGLAVSLLGGAGVIGIVLGFAFRDIAENFLASLVLSIRRPFRQGDVISVAGFEGVVQTMNTRSTILVTIDGNHAQIPNATVFKSTILNYTAAPARRVTAEVGIGYDASIDDTQRLIAEVLRDHDAILNEPPPMVLVDALGAATVNLKAHFWIDGRTLSPHRVRSSALRLIKRALVEHGVSMPDEAREVIFPQGVPIVRLDEMPPNEVPAPGAAAVPGKPEARTAEPSTEASSAEGGLGNEISELPQDIADATIPEAASGNLLAGDSREH